In a genomic window of Corynebacterium lizhenjunii:
- the rpmF gene encoding 50S ribosomal protein L32 has translation MATPKFRKSRANTHSRRSQWKADNVALQEVKIDGQTVRIPRRLVKAAKLGLVDVEQF, from the coding sequence ATGGCAACCCCCAAGTTCCGTAAGTCCCGCGCGAATACTCACTCGCGTCGTTCCCAGTGGAAGGCTGACAACGTGGCCCTCCAGGAAGTCAAGATCGACGGCCAGACCGTGCGCATCCCGCGCCGCCTGGTCAAGGCCGCCAAGCTCGGCCTGGTTGACGTTGAGCAGTTCTAG
- a CDS encoding ABC transporter permease, which produces MPSYRAAIKVSRRELLRFPKAFLAGLLLIALPVAILTGYSLREHSLTEVLDPVRAAAPQEEITAEYVGGTCTQTLDATFECRMADGTVIDRHDLSETDIPSLATVEAALGPDFTVQAVVNTSAQLEFRGEQVNGGLLQTPASFISPAANISLQQDEIMLPKSLAKQLGVSVGDRIQVSSRGLTRSLTVVKLSPQRQAVVAAGSFFDLEHSAPYDPTFSVQWHIHSARPLTWEDIERANAHGAIVQSRSFIDTPPEGTPAEVREDAESWTSYSGSSQWHKVLDAIETAIVYFVAVLSILLFISPVFALTLTRNTRVFALLASQGATRRHLRAAVFFNAGLIGVIGSSLGTVAGLAAGWAWWNYDAPGWSPTVPWGWTATIWGTAILAALGAAAVPAVLSARKALAQSLAGAQPDRILAWKHWMGVGPGVLAVSILGSYGVWLAQPEFLHHPRMEDLLMPLLLLALVGGTAASTPALIVAVSWLCQRGPLALRVAGRSLTRQSLRSIPAAAAVAALAAVCMFADTASSTANAHQAAWNQAFSPNNLAVVHGEDASAIPTVVNQLRNDYGNITTTDIVSVKNLNGYYAGGDSAAREVMLTFPEAIDCAQGRRYSTDPYDDSIIHPNGADAREDAAAARDCLGSFNQEPQFPALAHNAIVPIVDSSTMDQVLDLYTFASPEDRAKAAETLRAGGVLVSRGAGLNHLDNATLQAGFYDDGVDYYAAEDTPDRTSTAQVPIAPVLSVGTADALILSAPAAKELGLESQRVATVVHFPTDIGPHLANKLTKAVPEDINLSISVPWFPLGALPELIAPVAGIGVLCTFALIIALSAAAVRRESGVFHQLGATEGFTARVAALTYGGIAAAALWCGLLVGAAFGFLTTARDSYTVAGDLYQLGTAAFFRCSWGMAVLALTMPLLCAGLAWWVHRPQGSAYAARGESSGSRGLV; this is translated from the coding sequence ATGCCTAGCTATCGCGCTGCAATTAAGGTCAGCCGCCGGGAGCTACTGCGCTTTCCCAAGGCATTCTTGGCCGGTTTACTACTCATTGCCCTACCTGTGGCAATCCTTACGGGTTATAGCCTGCGGGAGCACTCGCTTACTGAGGTACTAGACCCCGTGCGCGCTGCCGCGCCCCAGGAAGAAATCACAGCCGAATATGTTGGGGGTACGTGCACACAAACTCTCGACGCCACGTTCGAGTGCCGCATGGCCGATGGCACAGTCATCGACAGGCATGACTTGTCAGAGACAGACATACCGAGTCTGGCCACCGTGGAAGCCGCGTTGGGGCCGGATTTCACCGTCCAGGCCGTTGTGAACACTTCGGCGCAGCTAGAATTCCGCGGAGAGCAAGTTAATGGTGGACTCCTGCAAACTCCAGCCAGTTTCATCTCCCCTGCGGCCAACATTAGCTTGCAACAAGATGAGATTATGCTGCCCAAGTCCCTGGCCAAGCAGCTGGGGGTCAGCGTAGGCGATAGGATCCAAGTCAGCTCGCGCGGCCTTACCCGCAGTCTCACGGTGGTCAAGCTGTCCCCACAAAGGCAAGCAGTGGTTGCCGCTGGCTCCTTCTTTGACCTGGAGCACTCCGCGCCCTATGACCCAACTTTTTCTGTGCAGTGGCACATCCACTCTGCTCGCCCGCTGACGTGGGAGGACATAGAGCGCGCAAACGCCCACGGCGCCATTGTGCAATCTCGCTCCTTCATCGACACCCCACCGGAAGGCACCCCGGCAGAAGTACGCGAAGACGCTGAGAGCTGGACCTCCTATAGCGGTTCCTCACAGTGGCACAAGGTCCTCGATGCCATCGAGACAGCCATTGTCTATTTCGTAGCAGTACTGAGTATCTTGCTGTTTATCTCGCCGGTATTCGCGCTGACTCTTACACGCAATACCCGGGTCTTTGCACTACTGGCATCCCAGGGGGCTACCCGCAGGCACCTGCGCGCCGCCGTTTTCTTCAACGCTGGGTTGATCGGCGTCATAGGCTCTAGCCTTGGCACCGTGGCAGGTCTCGCCGCTGGTTGGGCCTGGTGGAACTACGATGCCCCCGGATGGTCTCCAACGGTGCCCTGGGGATGGACGGCAACCATATGGGGTACGGCCATCCTGGCAGCGCTTGGCGCCGCTGCTGTGCCCGCGGTGTTGTCTGCCCGCAAGGCGCTGGCTCAGTCACTGGCCGGCGCGCAACCAGACCGCATTTTGGCATGGAAGCACTGGATGGGCGTGGGCCCCGGTGTCTTGGCCGTGAGCATTCTAGGAAGCTACGGGGTATGGCTAGCACAGCCCGAATTCCTCCACCACCCACGTATGGAAGACTTGCTCATGCCGCTGCTGCTTCTAGCCCTCGTAGGCGGCACTGCGGCCTCCACACCGGCGCTGATAGTGGCCGTGTCCTGGCTGTGCCAGCGCGGCCCGCTGGCGCTGCGCGTTGCGGGGCGAAGCCTCACCCGGCAAAGCCTGCGGTCCATCCCGGCCGCTGCCGCTGTGGCTGCCCTAGCTGCGGTATGTATGTTTGCAGATACCGCCTCCTCAACGGCTAACGCCCATCAGGCTGCCTGGAATCAGGCCTTTAGCCCCAATAACCTGGCCGTAGTTCATGGCGAGGATGCCTCTGCCATTCCTACTGTGGTTAATCAGCTGCGCAACGACTACGGCAACATAACCACCACGGACATTGTTTCCGTCAAAAACCTCAACGGGTACTACGCAGGCGGCGACTCCGCTGCACGAGAGGTGATGCTCACTTTCCCAGAAGCCATTGACTGTGCTCAGGGACGGCGCTATTCAACGGACCCCTATGATGACAGCATCATCCACCCCAATGGAGCCGACGCCCGGGAAGATGCCGCTGCCGCCCGCGATTGTCTGGGCAGCTTTAATCAAGAACCCCAGTTCCCGGCCCTCGCCCACAACGCGATAGTTCCGATCGTGGATTCGAGCACTATGGACCAAGTCCTCGACCTGTATACCTTTGCTTCGCCGGAGGACAGGGCGAAGGCGGCCGAGACCCTGCGCGCCGGAGGTGTGCTGGTCAGCCGCGGCGCAGGGCTCAACCACCTCGATAACGCCACGCTCCAGGCAGGTTTCTACGACGACGGCGTGGACTACTATGCCGCCGAAGACACCCCAGATCGCACCAGCACCGCACAGGTTCCGATAGCTCCAGTGCTCTCAGTTGGCACTGCGGACGCCTTAATCCTCAGCGCGCCAGCTGCCAAGGAGTTGGGCCTAGAGTCCCAGCGCGTGGCCACCGTGGTGCACTTCCCCACAGACATCGGTCCCCACCTGGCCAACAAGCTCACCAAGGCAGTGCCGGAAGATATTAACCTGTCAATTTCGGTGCCGTGGTTTCCGCTGGGAGCGCTACCGGAGCTGATTGCTCCTGTGGCTGGCATCGGCGTGCTCTGTACATTTGCGCTCATTATTGCACTGTCGGCGGCAGCTGTGCGGCGGGAGTCCGGGGTATTCCACCAGCTAGGCGCAACGGAAGGCTTCACCGCACGCGTCGCAGCGCTAACCTATGGCGGTATTGCCGCCGCCGCACTGTGGTGTGGGCTCCTCGTGGGCGCGGCGTTTGGTTTCTTGACCACCGCCCGCGATTCCTACACGGTGGCCGGGGACCTCTACCAGCTGGGCACTGCCGCCTTCTTCCGGTGCAGTTGGGGCATGGCGGTGCTGGCATTGACGATGCCCCTGCTATGCGCCGGGTTGGCTTGGTGGGTCCACCGCCCGCAGGGCTCCGCCTATGCTGCTCGCGGTGAGTCCAGCGGCTCTCGCGGGCTCGTGTAG
- a CDS encoding type B 50S ribosomal protein L31, producing the protein MKKDIHPDYHPVVFQDAGTGSQFLTRSTATSARTVQWEDGNEYPLIVVDVTSESHPFWTGAQRVMDTAGRVERFNQRFGAMARRKKKNA; encoded by the coding sequence ATGAAGAAGGATATCCACCCGGATTACCACCCCGTGGTGTTCCAGGATGCAGGTACTGGTTCCCAGTTCCTGACCCGTTCCACCGCCACCTCCGCACGCACCGTGCAGTGGGAAGATGGCAATGAGTACCCGCTCATCGTCGTGGACGTGACCTCCGAGTCCCACCCGTTCTGGACCGGCGCCCAGCGCGTTATGGACACCGCTGGCCGCGTGGAGCGCTTCAACCAGCGCTTCGGTGCAATGGCTCGCCGCAAGAAGAAGAACGCGTAA
- the rpsR gene encoding 30S ribosomal protein S18, whose product MAIKRNAKKFRVEQSRRPKKNPLKAAGIEKVDYKDTKTLRLFISDRGKIRSRRVTGLTPQQQRQVATAVKNAREMALLPFTTR is encoded by the coding sequence ATGGCTATCAAGCGCAATGCTAAGAAGTTCCGCGTGGAGCAGTCCCGCCGCCCTAAGAAGAACCCGCTGAAGGCTGCCGGGATCGAAAAGGTCGACTACAAAGACACCAAGACCCTGCGTCTGTTCATCTCTGACCGCGGCAAGATTCGTTCCCGTCGCGTCACCGGCCTGACCCCGCAGCAGCAGCGTCAGGTTGCTACCGCGGTGAAGAACGCTCGCGAAATGGCTCTCCTGCCGTTCACCACGCGCTAA
- the purN gene encoding phosphoribosylglycinamide formyltransferase, whose translation MLVSGTGSLLQSIIDNQDESYRVSKVVADVDCQGIERARAAGIPAEIVAFDATDRKGWNHRMAAAVGEPDAVVSAGFMRILGPAFLQRFEGRTINTHPALLPAFPGAHGVRDALAYGVKVTGSTVHFVDAGVDTGAIIAQRAVEVEPGDTEASLHERIKKVERELIVAVLRAARAEQGTLRIDI comes from the coding sequence GTGCTGGTATCTGGTACCGGTTCTCTCCTGCAGAGCATCATTGATAATCAGGACGAGTCCTATCGGGTGAGCAAGGTGGTCGCAGATGTGGACTGCCAGGGCATCGAGCGTGCCCGCGCTGCCGGAATCCCCGCGGAAATTGTGGCCTTTGACGCCACGGATCGAAAGGGCTGGAACCACCGCATGGCCGCCGCTGTAGGCGAGCCGGACGCGGTGGTTTCTGCTGGTTTTATGCGCATTCTTGGCCCGGCGTTTTTGCAACGCTTCGAGGGGCGCACCATCAACACCCACCCCGCGTTGCTGCCGGCATTTCCCGGAGCCCATGGGGTGCGGGATGCGCTGGCCTATGGTGTGAAGGTCACCGGTTCTACCGTGCACTTTGTCGACGCCGGGGTAGATACCGGCGCGATTATCGCGCAGCGCGCCGTGGAAGTTGAACCTGGAGATACGGAGGCCAGCCTGCACGAGCGCATCAAGAAGGTAGAGCGGGAACTCATCGTCGCCGTATTGCGGGCAGCTCGCGCGGAGCAGGGCACGTTGCGCATTGATATCTAA
- a CDS encoding M23 family metallopeptidase yields the protein MRSTTQRSGTGRHRKITPSQTAKGRMALFTVAAGAVSSAGVGGAAAASLQSNAPATPNVQLASTSNPLEKAQPELAEAPLDAAPQVLTMAEAKPVTNLTEQLEKAIEASVARAAADDAARAPSVSLPAVGVLTSPFGPRWGSFHSGIDIANANGTPILAVMDGTVIDSGPASGYGNWIRIQHEDGSISVYGHMESLDVTVGQHVVAGQKIAGMGNLGFSTGTHLHFEIHPDGTNAVDPAAWLASRGISV from the coding sequence ATGCGAAGCACGACTCAGCGCAGCGGCACCGGCCGCCACCGCAAGATCACCCCCTCGCAAACCGCCAAGGGCCGCATGGCCCTCTTCACCGTCGCCGCTGGCGCAGTGTCCTCCGCTGGTGTGGGTGGCGCCGCCGCTGCCTCCCTGCAGAGCAATGCCCCCGCCACGCCTAATGTCCAGCTGGCCAGCACCTCTAACCCATTGGAAAAGGCTCAGCCAGAGCTTGCCGAGGCCCCCTTGGACGCCGCACCCCAGGTGCTCACCATGGCAGAGGCCAAGCCAGTGACCAACCTCACCGAACAGCTTGAGAAGGCCATCGAGGCCTCCGTAGCCCGTGCCGCGGCTGACGATGCCGCCCGTGCACCATCTGTTTCCCTCCCCGCTGTGGGCGTATTGACCTCCCCCTTTGGACCGCGCTGGGGCAGCTTCCACAGCGGCATTGATATCGCCAACGCCAACGGCACCCCAATCCTGGCCGTGATGGACGGCACCGTTATCGACTCCGGCCCCGCCTCCGGCTACGGCAACTGGATCCGCATCCAGCACGAGGATGGCTCGATTTCCGTCTACGGCCACATGGAATCCCTCGACGTTACCGTGGGGCAGCACGTTGTCGCCGGCCAGAAGATTGCTGGCATGGGCAACCTGGGTTTCTCCACCGGCACGCACCTGCACTTTGAAATCCACCCGGACGGCACCAACGCTGTAGACCCGGCCGCATGGCTGGCCAGCCGCGGTATCTCCGTTTAA
- the purH gene encoding bifunctional phosphoribosylaminoimidazolecarboxamide formyltransferase/IMP cyclohydrolase: MTDVKQIKRALISVYDKTGLEELARALDSAGVEIVSTGSTAAKIASLGIDVTPVEEVTGFPECLEGRVKTLHPKVHAGILADTRKEDHLAQLAELGVEAFQLVVVNLYPFRETVASGADFDGCVEQIDIGGPSMVRAAAKNHPSVAIVVDPARYADVATAVAAGGFSLEQRRELARDAFLHTADYDAAVSAWFVDQLGDGALRYGENSHQAASVRRTGTKGLANAQQLGGKDMSYNNYQDADAAWRAAWDHQRPCVAIIKHANPCGIAVSDESIAAAHRAAHACDPVSAFGGVIAVNREVTVEMAQQVKEIFTEVIVAPSYEDGAVEVLSAKPNLRILVAEYEAPSVEIKHISGGVITQEPDLYQAPGDKPENWTLAAGEALDGAELAELEFAWRSVRSVKSNAIILTKNNAAVGVGMGQVNRVDSAKLAVERANSLAEDGQERARGAYAASDAFFPFADGLQVLLDAGVKAVVQPGGSIRDEEVIAAAQAAGVTMYLTGTRHFSH; this comes from the coding sequence ATGACTGATGTCAAGCAGATTAAGCGGGCATTGATTAGCGTTTATGACAAGACTGGCCTGGAAGAGCTAGCCCGGGCGCTTGATAGCGCCGGGGTAGAGATTGTCTCTACCGGCTCAACTGCCGCGAAGATTGCCAGCTTGGGCATTGACGTCACTCCTGTGGAGGAAGTGACCGGGTTCCCCGAGTGCCTGGAGGGCCGGGTAAAGACCCTGCACCCGAAGGTGCACGCGGGCATTTTGGCAGACACCCGCAAGGAGGACCACCTCGCACAGCTTGCTGAGCTCGGAGTCGAAGCCTTCCAGCTGGTAGTGGTCAATCTCTACCCCTTCCGGGAGACCGTGGCATCCGGCGCTGACTTTGACGGCTGCGTGGAGCAGATCGACATTGGAGGCCCGTCCATGGTGCGCGCGGCGGCCAAGAACCACCCCTCGGTGGCGATTGTGGTGGACCCGGCCCGCTACGCGGATGTGGCTACTGCAGTAGCAGCGGGTGGGTTCAGCCTGGAGCAGCGCCGGGAGTTGGCCCGGGACGCCTTCTTGCACACCGCGGACTACGATGCCGCCGTGTCCGCCTGGTTTGTGGATCAGCTGGGCGATGGCGCCTTGCGTTATGGCGAGAACTCCCACCAGGCCGCCTCCGTGCGCCGCACCGGCACCAAGGGCTTGGCCAATGCCCAGCAGTTAGGTGGCAAGGACATGTCCTACAACAACTACCAGGATGCCGACGCCGCCTGGCGGGCGGCCTGGGACCACCAGCGCCCCTGCGTGGCCATTATTAAACACGCCAACCCCTGCGGCATTGCGGTTTCTGACGAGTCCATCGCGGCGGCGCACCGCGCCGCGCACGCGTGCGACCCGGTCTCTGCTTTTGGCGGGGTCATTGCGGTAAACCGTGAGGTCACTGTGGAGATGGCGCAGCAGGTCAAGGAGATCTTTACCGAAGTCATTGTGGCACCGTCCTACGAGGATGGCGCGGTGGAGGTCCTCTCCGCCAAACCGAACCTGCGCATTCTGGTCGCCGAGTACGAGGCCCCCAGCGTGGAGATCAAGCACATCTCCGGCGGCGTTATTACCCAGGAGCCGGACCTCTACCAGGCGCCGGGCGATAAGCCGGAAAACTGGACCCTGGCTGCTGGTGAGGCGCTAGACGGCGCCGAGCTAGCAGAGCTCGAATTTGCATGGCGCAGCGTGCGCTCAGTCAAGTCCAACGCCATCATCTTGACCAAGAACAATGCCGCTGTGGGCGTGGGCATGGGCCAGGTTAACCGCGTTGATTCCGCCAAGCTCGCTGTGGAGCGCGCCAACTCCCTGGCAGAAGATGGTCAGGAGCGCGCCCGTGGTGCCTATGCCGCTTCCGATGCCTTCTTCCCCTTCGCCGACGGCCTCCAAGTGCTGCTAGACGCAGGGGTAAAGGCCGTGGTGCAGCCGGGCGGTTCCATCCGTGATGAGGAAGTCATTGCCGCTGCTCAGGCAGCAGGGGTGACCATGTACCTCACCGGCACCCGCCACTTCTCCCACTAA
- the rpsN gene encoding 30S ribosomal protein S14, which yields MAKKSKIAKNEQRKEIVARYAERRAELKAIIKNPNTSDEDRLDAQFELNRQPRDASPSRVRNRDAADGRPRGYLRKFGLSRVRMRGMAHRGELPGVRKSSW from the coding sequence ATGGCTAAGAAGTCTAAGATCGCCAAGAACGAGCAGCGCAAGGAAATCGTCGCCCGCTATGCGGAGCGTCGCGCTGAGCTCAAGGCAATTATCAAGAACCCGAACACCTCTGATGAGGACCGCTTGGACGCACAGTTCGAGCTGAACCGTCAGCCTCGTGACGCCTCCCCGTCCCGCGTCCGTAACCGCGACGCTGCCGACGGCCGTCCGCGCGGCTACCTGCGTAAGTTCGGTCTGTCCCGTGTCCGTATGCGTGGCATGGCTCACCGTGGTGAGCTGCCAGGCGTTCGCAAGTCCAGCTGGTAA
- a CDS encoding ABC transporter ATP-binding protein: MNNYAPLPLELDNVSCVFGSGPRTVTALDGVSLQLKPGELVAVMGPSGSGKSTLLNVGGLLQQPTSGRVLLEGVDAAALSPNKTAEYRRRHVGVVFQNFNLVSALTVGENVTLPLELDGLSSAQCREQAEAALEEVGLAGTADRFPEEISGGQAQRVAIARALIGPRKVLLADEPTGALDTSTGEAIMNVLRSKIDGGASGIIVTHEPRFAAWADRVVLLRDGRVTTPQGGSHA, encoded by the coding sequence ATGAATAACTACGCGCCCCTACCGCTGGAACTAGATAACGTCAGTTGCGTCTTCGGTTCCGGCCCCCGCACCGTGACTGCCCTGGACGGGGTCAGCCTGCAGCTCAAGCCAGGCGAGCTAGTAGCCGTGATGGGCCCGTCTGGCTCCGGAAAGTCCACATTACTCAACGTCGGCGGGCTTTTGCAGCAACCAACCTCTGGGCGGGTGCTGCTAGAAGGCGTGGATGCCGCCGCACTATCGCCCAACAAAACCGCAGAATACCGCCGCCGGCACGTGGGGGTGGTCTTCCAAAACTTCAATTTGGTCTCCGCGTTGACGGTGGGCGAAAACGTCACCCTCCCTCTGGAACTGGACGGACTCAGCAGCGCTCAGTGTCGCGAGCAGGCAGAAGCCGCATTGGAAGAAGTTGGATTAGCTGGCACAGCGGATCGCTTCCCGGAGGAGATTTCCGGCGGACAAGCTCAGCGCGTGGCGATTGCCCGCGCCCTGATTGGTCCACGCAAGGTCCTCTTGGCAGACGAGCCCACCGGGGCCCTGGACACCAGTACTGGCGAGGCCATTATGAATGTACTGCGCAGCAAGATCGATGGCGGTGCCTCCGGGATCATCGTCACCCACGAGCCCCGCTTTGCCGCATGGGCAGATCGCGTGGTGCTGTTGCGTGACGGCCGTGTCACCACCCCGCAAGGAGGAAGCCATGCCTAG
- a CDS encoding PadR family transcriptional regulator, with translation MSVKHSLLALLARAPATASTIQQEFDTQLDGLWPLNIGQVSQTLARLQRDELIASAGTTTGPTGRTAELYALTPAGQAELEHWWSSSISRGPSERDELVLKLALAALRPELDYIDIVDTQRFATMEELRALNTANRSLPEDRNAQRLATERRIFELEATLRWLDRVEALSPIERTSHE, from the coding sequence ATGTCGGTTAAACATAGCCTTCTGGCATTGCTGGCCCGCGCGCCAGCAACAGCCAGCACCATTCAGCAGGAATTTGATACCCAGCTCGATGGCCTCTGGCCACTCAACATAGGCCAAGTCTCCCAGACACTTGCCCGGTTGCAGCGCGACGAGCTCATCGCATCCGCCGGGACCACCACAGGACCCACCGGGCGCACGGCGGAGCTGTATGCCTTGACTCCTGCTGGCCAAGCAGAACTCGAACACTGGTGGTCTAGCTCGATTAGCCGTGGTCCCTCAGAGCGCGACGAGCTGGTGCTCAAACTGGCGCTTGCAGCACTACGCCCGGAACTCGATTACATCGACATTGTCGATACGCAGCGCTTCGCCACTATGGAAGAACTGCGTGCACTCAACACCGCTAACCGTTCACTGCCTGAAGATCGCAATGCCCAACGCTTGGCCACCGAGCGGCGCATCTTCGAGTTAGAGGCCACTTTGCGCTGGCTTGACCGCGTAGAAGCCCTATCCCCCATCGAAAGGACCTCCCATGAATAA
- a CDS encoding TetR/AcrR family transcriptional regulator, producing MAGAVGRPRKNSPRRRGKTAREEILDASAELFTTQGFATTSTHQIAEAVGIRQASLYYHFPSKTEIFLTLLNSTIAPSLGLAEELREHSDAPAEQLLWALVAAESRLLLTSGWNVGRLYQLPVANSEEFSEYHEARAQLQEHFRTHAAAIVGADDPRVELPFHIALSVIEMRPNNGNPPYRAAQDIPETAVMLADAALAVLGAQPPADRYQATLDLLKNRKDAIATVPADPKNKE from the coding sequence GTGGCAGGAGCTGTAGGCAGGCCGCGTAAGAATAGCCCGCGCCGCCGGGGAAAGACGGCGCGGGAGGAGATCCTCGACGCATCTGCGGAGCTTTTTACCACCCAGGGTTTTGCCACTACTTCCACGCACCAGATTGCAGAGGCCGTGGGCATCCGCCAGGCGTCGCTGTATTACCACTTCCCGTCGAAGACGGAGATCTTTTTGACCTTGCTCAATTCCACTATTGCCCCTTCCTTGGGCTTGGCGGAGGAGCTGCGGGAGCATTCTGATGCCCCTGCGGAACAGCTGCTGTGGGCCCTGGTGGCCGCGGAGTCGCGCCTGTTGTTGACCAGTGGGTGGAATGTGGGCCGGCTCTATCAGCTGCCGGTGGCTAACTCGGAGGAATTCTCTGAGTACCATGAGGCGCGCGCCCAGCTGCAGGAGCATTTCCGCACCCACGCCGCGGCCATTGTGGGCGCCGATGATCCCCGCGTGGAGTTGCCCTTCCACATTGCGTTGTCCGTCATTGAGATGCGCCCCAATAATGGTAATCCCCCCTACCGCGCCGCCCAGGACATCCCAGAGACCGCAGTCATGCTTGCCGATGCCGCCTTGGCAGTCCTCGGCGCCCAGCCCCCCGCGGACCGCTACCAGGCAACCTTGGATTTGCTCAAAAACCGCAAGGACGCTATTGCTACCGTCCCTGCGGACCCCAAGAATAAGGAGTAG
- the rpmG gene encoding 50S ribosomal protein L33, with product MARNDIRPIIKLKSTAGTGYTYVTRKNKRNNPDRITLKKFDPIVRKHVEFREER from the coding sequence ATGGCACGCAACGACATCCGCCCAATCATCAAGCTGAAGTCCACTGCGGGTACCGGTTACACCTACGTCACCCGTAAGAACAAGCGCAACAACCCGGATCGCATCACCTTGAAGAAGTTCGATCCGATTGTCCGCAAGCACGTCGAATTCCGCGAGGAGCGATAA
- a CDS encoding DUF6350 family protein: MSKNTSPHSRESRRNRAQPAAARVATKVRDKNSQHRRHQPETLPGMLWQMLLVVGLPSVIFVGVIIAASLTGVLLAGAPMAWLPTIIGSAWMVVSLGALSIQDASLALFPLIPAGLLVWLVARRVHHRVKERVSERDLLLLAACCVLVPTVLTLVAWFMLWDASKVYDVQAPPVLAALVRPILLHLVALALGMGPRLWKALAGRYGVPRWLVDAAITAMYFFLTLAAAAAVVLVVLVAVRWDQQGQLWAQYPVTDGGTVAGLLGLSIAYAPNAVVAVLAVLSGADFQLGEASVSVFESVLVPLPPLPLLAAVPADAPAWAPIALVLPVAVGIGVGVWRRPNWSHALAAGGWTVAFTAILVYAASGTLGHYGWVGPRWWLAAVLCGIWAALTGLAVAGVEALRRRQSPEAPVGEADPELPEEVADPELSEEVADPEVPEEEATD, translated from the coding sequence ATGAGCAAGAACACCAGCCCGCACTCCCGCGAATCCCGCCGCAACCGCGCGCAACCCGCCGCTGCGCGGGTGGCCACCAAGGTGCGAGATAAGAACTCTCAGCACCGCAGACACCAGCCGGAGACCCTTCCGGGCATGCTGTGGCAGATGCTGCTGGTGGTTGGGCTGCCGAGCGTCATCTTCGTGGGCGTCATCATTGCCGCGTCCCTGACTGGAGTGCTGCTGGCGGGGGCGCCGATGGCCTGGCTGCCCACCATTATCGGCTCTGCGTGGATGGTGGTGTCGCTAGGTGCGCTGAGCATCCAAGACGCCAGCCTGGCGTTGTTTCCGCTGATCCCAGCCGGGCTGTTGGTCTGGTTGGTGGCGCGGCGTGTGCACCACCGGGTTAAGGAGCGCGTCAGTGAGCGCGATTTGCTGCTGTTGGCCGCTTGTTGCGTGCTGGTGCCGACGGTACTGACCCTGGTGGCTTGGTTCATGCTGTGGGACGCCTCCAAGGTCTATGACGTCCAGGCGCCGCCGGTGCTAGCTGCACTGGTGCGGCCAATTTTGCTGCACCTGGTGGCCTTGGCCCTGGGCATGGGCCCGCGCCTGTGGAAGGCCCTGGCAGGCCGCTACGGGGTACCTCGGTGGCTTGTCGATGCCGCCATTACCGCCATGTATTTCTTCCTGACGCTAGCGGCTGCCGCAGCGGTGGTTCTGGTGGTCCTGGTGGCCGTGCGCTGGGACCAGCAGGGCCAGTTGTGGGCACAGTACCCCGTAACCGACGGTGGGACGGTGGCCGGTCTGCTGGGGTTGAGCATCGCCTATGCTCCGAATGCGGTGGTGGCGGTGCTGGCGGTGCTCTCTGGTGCTGATTTCCAGCTGGGGGAAGCCAGCGTGAGCGTCTTCGAGTCCGTCCTGGTGCCGCTGCCTCCGCTGCCGCTGCTGGCTGCCGTGCCTGCCGATGCCCCCGCCTGGGCACCCATCGCCTTGGTGTTGCCGGTGGCGGTTGGCATCGGCGTGGGGGTGTGGCGCCGGCCCAACTGGAGCCATGCGCTTGCAGCCGGTGGATGGACCGTGGCGTTTACTGCCATCCTGGTGTACGCGGCATCGGGAACGCTGGGGCACTATGGCTGGGTGGGACCACGGTGGTGGCTAGCTGCAGTCCTGTGTGGAATATGGGCGGCGCTAACTGGCCTGGCAGTAGCCGGGGTGGAAGCCCTGCGGAGGCGGCAGAGCCCCGAAGCTCCAGTAGGCGAGGCTGACCCGGAGCTTCCGGAGGAAGTGGCTGACCCCGAGCTGTCGGAAGAAGTGGCTGACCCCGAAGTTCCGGAAGAAGAGGCCACTGACTAG
- the rpmB gene encoding 50S ribosomal protein L28 — MSAICQVTGRKPEFGKQVSHSHRRTSRRWNPNVQRRRYYLPSEGRTITLTVSTKGIKIIDRDGIESVVAKIRARGEKI, encoded by the coding sequence ATGTCGGCTATTTGCCAGGTAACGGGCCGCAAGCCGGAATTCGGCAAGCAGGTCTCGCACTCGCACCGCCGCACTTCGCGCCGTTGGAACCCCAACGTGCAGCGTCGTCGCTACTACCTGCCCTCTGAGGGCCGCACCATCACCCTGACTGTTTCCACCAAGGGCATCAAGATCATCGACCGCGACGGCATTGAGTCCGTGGTGGCCAAGATTCGCGCACGTGGGGAGAAGATCTAA